In Verrucomicrobiia bacterium, a genomic segment contains:
- a CDS encoding sodium/solute symporter (Members of the Solute:Sodium Symporter (SSS), TC 2.A.21 as described in tcdb.org, catalyze solute:Na+ symport. Known solutes for members of the family include sugars, amino acids, nucleosides, inositols, vitamins, urea or anions, depending on the system.) encodes MTPITPLFGAIPHAHLLSLSPIDLVIIGFYFAVVLGIGFYLKKFANTGEDFFLAGRKMTAWIAGLSFISANLSSLETMGWSAMAYQYGMLGAHAYLIGAIPAILFLAIVMMPFYYICKTHSVPGYLKLRYGEGPRTLAGISFAILTVMVSGASMFAMAKILNLLLGWNMHASIWASSFTVLIYVTLGGLLSAVFNEVLQYFLIWAGALLIPILGLIDAGGWHKMMQTIQHNVKVIHPTVQNADFTSLWRSLGSFDTNPMGIDWFGMVFGLGLAVSFGYWCTDFLQVQRVMVAKDLRSAQNGTIIGAFLKMLVPLIVTIPGLLGLAVLLNPDGSPMVLVPESDPRAGITHHTFNDVMPLLMGQYLGPGLLGLGVTAMIAGFMSGMAGNISAFATVWTYDVYKPLLRKNANDAHYLRMGRWCSAIGIVISIGTAYTLFLFSNILEYLQVLVFFFIVPLFGTILLGMLWKRATPAGGFWGFLSAILVSIAMWAHVHTFPEGYRPQPKATLSPGAMVTLVRSPEGQISQVIVQSGKVDFVNVPIGGESVVKNSPHTIPPLIKRAGGDVPVQVLAPDVVLSDSKETSKFGVESVPLVIEPGVAVQTTMVSSTFVPSAFNQQHAKLIARSEKAKPMAINMYSSWWSFVVCVSVTFLVSLVTKPKPESELKNLVLGLTTLPPEPPSPWYRKPLFWAAMVALLLIAVNIIFW; translated from the coding sequence ATGACCCCGATCACCCCGCTCTTCGGCGCGATCCCTCACGCGCACCTGCTCTCCCTGTCACCAATCGACCTTGTCATCATCGGCTTCTACTTCGCTGTCGTGCTGGGCATCGGATTTTACCTCAAGAAATTTGCGAACACGGGGGAAGATTTTTTTCTTGCGGGACGGAAGATGACGGCGTGGATAGCGGGCCTGAGCTTTATCTCGGCCAATTTGAGTTCGCTCGAGACGATGGGCTGGAGCGCGATGGCGTATCAGTATGGGATGTTGGGGGCCCACGCGTATCTCATTGGGGCTATCCCGGCCATCCTCTTTCTGGCAATCGTCATGATGCCTTTCTATTACATCTGCAAGACCCATTCGGTCCCCGGCTACCTGAAGCTGCGTTACGGGGAAGGTCCCCGCACTCTGGCTGGCATCTCCTTTGCAATCCTCACGGTCATGGTGAGCGGGGCAAGCATGTTTGCCATGGCCAAAATTCTAAATCTGCTTCTGGGCTGGAACATGCACGCCAGCATTTGGGCGTCGTCTTTCACCGTGCTGATTTACGTGACGCTTGGCGGGTTGCTCTCGGCGGTGTTCAATGAAGTCCTGCAGTATTTCCTCATCTGGGCGGGGGCGCTTCTCATACCGATTCTGGGCCTGATTGACGCCGGGGGCTGGCACAAGATGATGCAAACCATCCAACACAATGTGAAAGTCATTCATCCTACTGTTCAGAACGCCGATTTCACCAGCCTCTGGCGCAGCCTGGGTTCTTTCGACACCAACCCGATGGGCATCGACTGGTTTGGGATGGTCTTCGGTCTTGGGCTGGCGGTGAGCTTCGGCTATTGGTGCACCGATTTTCTCCAGGTCCAGCGCGTCATGGTCGCTAAGGACCTCCGTTCGGCCCAAAACGGCACGATTATCGGGGCTTTTCTAAAAATGCTGGTGCCGCTCATCGTCACGATTCCCGGCCTGCTCGGTTTGGCGGTGCTTCTCAACCCGGACGGCTCGCCGATGGTGCTTGTCCCCGAGAGCGACCCACGGGCTGGCATCACCCATCACACCTTCAACGATGTCATGCCCCTGCTGATGGGCCAATATCTCGGGCCTGGCCTGCTTGGGTTGGGTGTCACGGCCATGATTGCCGGTTTTATGTCCGGGATGGCCGGCAACATCAGCGCCTTCGCCACCGTGTGGACCTACGATGTCTATAAACCGCTCCTGAGAAAAAACGCCAATGATGCGCATTACCTGCGGATGGGCCGCTGGTGTTCGGCCATTGGCATTGTCATCTCGATCGGGACTGCTTACACCCTCTTTCTCTTTTCCAACATTCTCGAGTACTTGCAGGTGCTGGTGTTCTTTTTTATCGTCCCGCTTTTCGGCACCATTCTGCTGGGCATGCTGTGGAAACGGGCCACACCGGCTGGTGGCTTTTGGGGATTCCTCTCGGCTATCCTCGTCTCGATTGCCATGTGGGCCCACGTCCACACCTTTCCCGAGGGCTACCGGCCCCAGCCCAAAGCCACCTTAAGCCCCGGCGCTATGGTCACGCTCGTCAGATCACCTGAGGGCCAAATCTCACAAGTCATTGTCCAGAGCGGCAAGGTGGATTTCGTCAATGTACCCATCGGTGGCGAGAGTGTTGTCAAAAACTCGCCGCACACGATTCCGCCGCTCATCAAGAGAGCAGGTGGCGATGTGCCCGTCCAGGTCCTTGCTCCCGACGTCGTCCTTTCCGACTCGAAAGAAACATCGAAGTTCGGCGTGGAATCGGTGCCGCTGGTGATCGAGCCCGGAGTTGCTGTTCAAACCACGATGGTCTCGAGCACGTTTGTGCCTTCGGCCTTCAACCAGCAGCACGCAAAACTCATCGCCCGTTCTGAAAAGGCGAAGCCGATGGCCATTAACATGTATAGTTCGTGGTGGTCTTTTGTGGTGTGCGTCAGTGTCACCTTCCTGGTCAGCCTGGTGACCAAACCCAAACCTGAATCGGAGCTGAAAAACCTCGTCCTGGGGTTGACGACACTTCCGCCGGAACCGCCGAGCCCCTGGTATCGCAAGCCACTCTTTTGGGCCGCCATGGTGGCGCTGCTACTCATTGCCGTAAACATCATCTTCTGGTAA
- a CDS encoding flippase activity-associated protein Agl23: protein MSRSVALVLLLALAAALGLRWVALDSRPMHNDEAVNAIKFGQLWDSGRYRYDPNEHHGPTLYYATLAMGRISRGPDFNHYTAERLRWVTILFGLGLILLLPFLLDGLGPSSVGWAAVFTAVSPAFVFYSRYYIHEMLLVFFTFLALVAGWRYWRSRSLVWMLIAGAALGLMSATKETFVITLGAAAVAVTLNQTWNRLIDASGRPVTAPRLNPWHVVTGLALWLGVAMLFFSSFFTNAAGPLDALRTYQPWFQRAAGDSPHIHPWSFYLHRLLFFHAAKGPVWTEALVLVLACVAALAGFRRRNLANANASFIRFLALYTFILGAFYSLLPYKTPWCLLSFWHGAILLAGVGAAGLVCSLPSVGAKVGIGALLVLGAGHMAWQSWQQDTTYAADPRNPYVYAQTSTDLLSLVRRVDALAQVDSQGQRMLIKVMVPGGDYWPLPWYLRSFDQVGWWDRVPDDPFAPVMIVSPHFDGQLDQNKAYIMTGIFQLRPQVFLELFVQKELWQDWLAHRRPEKD from the coding sequence ATGAGCCGGTCTGTTGCATTGGTGCTGCTACTTGCCTTGGCCGCTGCTCTGGGACTGCGCTGGGTGGCTCTGGACAGCCGGCCCATGCACAATGATGAGGCCGTCAACGCCATCAAGTTCGGCCAACTCTGGGATAGCGGACGCTACCGGTACGACCCAAATGAACATCACGGCCCAACGCTTTATTACGCTACGCTGGCCATGGGCCGCATCTCGCGCGGTCCGGATTTCAACCATTACACGGCGGAGCGGCTGCGCTGGGTGACGATTCTTTTTGGATTGGGTCTCATCCTGCTTCTGCCCTTTCTTCTTGATGGCCTTGGCCCAAGCAGCGTCGGGTGGGCTGCCGTTTTTACCGCGGTTTCGCCCGCTTTCGTTTTCTACAGCCGCTATTACATCCACGAAATGCTGTTGGTGTTCTTCACGTTTCTGGCGCTGGTTGCGGGCTGGCGCTATTGGCGGAGCCGCAGCCTGGTTTGGATGCTGATAGCAGGGGCGGCCCTGGGGCTCATGAGCGCGACAAAGGAAACCTTTGTGATCACCCTCGGGGCGGCGGCAGTGGCTGTTACGCTCAATCAGACCTGGAACCGCCTGATCGATGCCAGTGGGCGGCCTGTGACTGCCCCGCGCCTCAATCCCTGGCATGTGGTGACCGGGCTGGCGCTGTGGTTGGGAGTTGCGATGCTCTTTTTTTCCTCCTTCTTTACGAACGCGGCTGGGCCTCTGGATGCCCTCCGCACGTACCAACCATGGTTCCAGCGCGCCGCGGGCGACTCGCCCCACATTCATCCATGGTCTTTTTATCTGCATCGGCTGCTGTTTTTTCATGCGGCTAAAGGGCCGGTGTGGACCGAGGCGCTCGTGCTGGTCCTGGCCTGCGTCGCAGCCCTTGCGGGCTTCCGGCGCAGGAATCTGGCCAATGCCAATGCCAGCTTTATCCGGTTCCTGGCGCTCTACACTTTTATTCTGGGCGCCTTTTATAGCCTGCTGCCGTACAAAACGCCCTGGTGTCTTCTAAGCTTCTGGCATGGAGCGATCCTGCTGGCGGGGGTTGGGGCGGCGGGGCTCGTGTGCAGTCTTCCATCTGTAGGCGCAAAGGTGGGAATAGGCGCATTGTTGGTATTAGGGGCCGGTCACATGGCCTGGCAAAGCTGGCAGCAGGACACCACTTACGCTGCAGACCCACGCAACCCCTACGTTTATGCCCAAACCTCGACAGACCTTTTAAGCCTGGTCCGGCGCGTGGATGCCCTGGCTCAAGTCGACTCGCAAGGGCAGCGCATGCTTATCAAGGTGATGGTCCCGGGGGGTGATTATTGGCCGCTCCCCTGGTACTTGCGCAGCTTTGACCAAGTCGGCTGGTGGGACCGGGTGCCCGACGACCCCTTTGCTCCGGTGATGATTGTATCACCGCACTTCGATGGGCAGCTCGACCAGAATAAGGCCTATATCATGACCGGCATCTTTCAGTTGCGGCCTCAAGTCTTCCTGGAACTGTTTGTGCAGAAAGAGTTGTGGCAAGACTGGCTGGCCCACCGCCGGCCAGAAAAGGATTGA
- a CDS encoding ATP-binding protein: MRTLLVVSGHPDFAETVRAAVDAERYRVIHRATLDEAEPLLVHGLGDACLLDVELTSVQGIWPMEKLRRRAPKCPLLVFTGASQWEWEEEAYLQGVAHILKKPVRARMLSALLERLWPAPTPERPALARGPSPPAEAPKTSDTSLFYGAPHTLTILRDFSAILTHSLNAEAMLKQFLLLLREIMSVNRAAIFLRQPSSSFAVGSPAETRRLRAACALGLSPGLLEHFELSLEGGIGGQLFRLGRILRRFGEEARSDPEAQKEFELLGAQVAVPILDRETLLGVAVFDGRITGEPLVNSELELIFHLLEQLGLAVKNIWLHDQLAANHEMMAEILRELSSACVVVSRDLAILHANKTARKYFSRADRRGSDLEFSDLPQVLGAKVYQVLKTGSAISGFKYEPQGAGGTVYHINIVPFQRQQAGLPASALLMAEDLTQSEQLRKLEVETANLRLIKSMADRLTHEIGNAMVPLSTHQQLLADKWKDPEFRTSLDLALADGVKRVTRLINQMRFLARDSLVSQEAFPLAPLIEEAYQEACKYQPAKSAQLRYDNANKPIILNGDRAALKHALAEVMLNALQANPAEPKIGVHLRTDSNGHGASALQIDVQDNGSGFSPEAVQKAPAPFFSTRTVGLGLGLTVTRKIIETHHGKLEILPPQSGQSGVVRISLPMETTLAIQA; encoded by the coding sequence ATGAGAACTCTCCTGGTCGTCTCCGGCCATCCCGATTTCGCTGAAACGGTCCGCGCAGCAGTGGATGCTGAACGCTACCGGGTCATTCATCGCGCAACCCTCGATGAGGCCGAGCCGTTGTTGGTCCACGGCCTGGGTGACGCCTGCCTCTTGGATGTTGAACTGACCAGTGTCCAGGGCATCTGGCCCATGGAAAAGCTCCGCCGCCGCGCCCCCAAATGCCCCCTGCTGGTCTTTACCGGCGCCAGCCAATGGGAATGGGAGGAAGAGGCCTACTTGCAAGGAGTGGCCCATATCCTCAAAAAACCGGTGCGCGCCCGAATGCTCTCGGCGCTCCTCGAGCGGCTCTGGCCCGCTCCAACCCCCGAGAGGCCCGCCTTGGCTCGCGGGCCATCGCCCCCCGCCGAAGCTCCGAAAACTTCCGACACCTCCCTGTTCTACGGCGCCCCGCATACCTTGACCATTCTGCGCGATTTCTCCGCCATCCTTACCCACTCGCTCAATGCAGAGGCAATGCTCAAGCAGTTCCTGCTGCTCCTGCGCGAAATCATGAGCGTCAATCGCGCCGCCATCTTCCTGCGTCAGCCCTCCAGCTCCTTCGCAGTAGGCAGCCCGGCTGAAACGCGCCGCTTGCGCGCCGCTTGCGCCCTGGGGCTCTCCCCCGGATTACTCGAACATTTCGAACTCTCACTCGAAGGCGGCATTGGAGGTCAACTCTTCCGGCTGGGACGCATCCTGCGCCGTTTCGGCGAAGAAGCCCGCTCCGACCCTGAGGCGCAGAAGGAATTTGAGTTGCTGGGCGCTCAGGTGGCGGTCCCCATTCTGGACCGCGAGACTCTCCTGGGGGTCGCTGTCTTTGACGGGCGCATCACCGGCGAGCCGCTGGTCAATTCCGAGCTCGAACTCATTTTCCACCTGCTCGAACAACTCGGCCTGGCCGTCAAAAATATCTGGCTCCACGACCAATTGGCCGCCAATCACGAAATGATGGCCGAGATTCTCCGCGAACTCAGCAGCGCCTGCGTCGTCGTCAGCCGCGACCTGGCCATCCTCCATGCCAATAAAACCGCGCGCAAGTATTTCTCCAGAGCCGACCGCCGGGGCAGCGACCTCGAGTTCAGCGACCTGCCCCAGGTCCTGGGCGCCAAGGTTTACCAGGTCCTCAAAACCGGCTCGGCCATCTCCGGCTTTAAATATGAGCCCCAGGGCGCCGGGGGCACTGTCTATCACATCAATATCGTCCCTTTCCAGCGCCAGCAAGCTGGCCTCCCCGCCTCCGCCTTGTTGATGGCCGAGGACCTGACACAAAGCGAGCAGTTGCGCAAACTCGAAGTCGAGACTGCCAACCTGCGCTTGATAAAGTCGATGGCAGACCGCCTCACCCATGAGATCGGCAATGCCATGGTGCCCCTTTCGACTCACCAACAATTATTGGCCGATAAGTGGAAGGACCCTGAGTTCCGCACCTCGCTGGACCTGGCCCTGGCCGATGGGGTAAAACGCGTCACGCGCCTGATCAACCAGATGCGGTTCCTGGCCCGCGACAGCCTCGTTTCACAGGAAGCATTTCCTTTGGCGCCCCTCATCGAAGAGGCCTACCAGGAGGCCTGCAAGTACCAGCCTGCCAAGTCGGCCCAACTCCGCTACGATAATGCCAACAAACCCATTATCCTCAACGGCGACAGGGCGGCTTTAAAGCACGCGCTGGCCGAGGTGATGCTCAACGCCCTTCAGGCCAACCCTGCCGAACCCAAAATCGGCGTTCATTTGCGCACCGACTCCAACGGCCATGGCGCTTCCGCGCTGCAGATCGACGTCCAGGACAACGGAAGCGGTTTTAGCCCCGAAGCGGTCCAAAAAGCCCCAGCCCCATTCTTCAGCACGCGCACGGTGGGCTTGGGTCTGGGCCTGACCGTTACACGCAAGATTATCGAGACCCACCACGGCAAGCTGGAGATTCTCCCCCCGCAATCCGGGCAGTCAGGCGTGGTCCGCATCTCCCTGCCGATGGAGACCACCCTGGCAATCCAGGCCTAA
- a CDS encoding hybrid sensor histidine kinase/response regulator: MDNLYDYKKFAILYVDDEEKSLKNFVRAFEDQFRMFTATSAQDGLKILEQHHADIGLLMTDQRMPGEKGVWLLERARQLEPRIIRILATAYADMDAAIAAVNTGAIYKYVTKPWDPPQLETTLKRGLEFFLVQRERDQLLREKLSVLHNMMIADRIVSLGLLAAGLSHHIRNALVAVKTFLDLAPAKMEEEKLDMEGLRNPDFWKDYYQNVQGQIEKINNMLKDLWSASEQPKFEFGDQVRLHAVVAQILEQLKDEFASKKITIENHLSDSLPMLSVDKPKFYRLFELLFKDELASLPPGARVTISAELLNGHLPDKQQIQVRVSDNGPGLPKEALRLVFDPFVVRTDSPMEYGIHLMACYFIVHHHGGRIDAHSEPGQGTTFTLRLPLSPSHVPPIPQSDTDFLQKALLNDKLWENLISSE, from the coding sequence ATGGACAACCTTTACGACTACAAAAAATTTGCGATTCTCTACGTCGATGACGAGGAGAAATCGCTCAAGAACTTTGTCCGCGCCTTCGAGGACCAGTTCCGCATGTTCACCGCCACCAGCGCCCAGGACGGTCTTAAAATCCTCGAACAACACCACGCAGACATCGGCCTGCTCATGACCGACCAGCGCATGCCGGGCGAAAAGGGCGTCTGGCTCCTCGAACGAGCACGCCAGCTTGAACCACGCATCATCCGCATCCTCGCGACCGCTTATGCCGACATGGACGCCGCCATCGCCGCTGTCAATACCGGCGCCATTTACAAATACGTCACCAAACCCTGGGACCCCCCTCAACTCGAAACCACCCTCAAACGCGGCCTCGAGTTCTTCCTGGTCCAGCGCGAGCGAGACCAGTTGCTGCGCGAAAAACTCTCCGTCCTCCACAATATGATGATCGCCGACCGGATTGTCAGTCTGGGCCTCCTGGCCGCCGGCCTGAGCCATCACATCCGCAACGCCCTCGTCGCCGTCAAAACCTTCCTCGACCTCGCCCCAGCCAAAATGGAGGAGGAAAAGCTCGATATGGAGGGCCTGCGCAACCCCGATTTCTGGAAGGATTACTACCAGAACGTCCAGGGCCAGATCGAAAAAATAAACAACATGCTCAAAGACCTCTGGTCTGCTTCCGAACAGCCCAAATTCGAGTTCGGCGATCAAGTGCGCCTCCATGCCGTGGTGGCCCAAATCCTCGAACAATTGAAGGACGAATTCGCCTCCAAGAAGATCACCATTGAAAACCACCTCTCCGACTCCCTCCCCATGCTGAGTGTCGATAAGCCTAAGTTTTATCGATTGTTTGAGTTGCTCTTTAAAGATGAGCTGGCCAGTTTGCCTCCCGGCGCGCGCGTCACCATCTCCGCCGAACTGCTCAATGGCCATCTTCCCGATAAGCAACAAATCCAGGTCCGTGTCAGCGATAACGGACCCGGCTTGCCAAAAGAAGCCCTCCGCCTGGTCTTCGATCCCTTTGTGGTCCGCACCGACAGCCCCATGGAATATGGCATTCATCTGATGGCCTGCTACTTCATCGTTCATCACCACGGCGGACGCATCGACGCCCACAGCGAACCCGGCCAGGGCACCACCTTCACTCTGCGCCTGCCCCTCAGCCCCAGCCATGTTCCCCCCATCCCCCAGAGCGACACCGATTTCCTCCAAAAAGCCCTCCTCAACGATAAACTTTGGGAAAATCTCATCTCCTCCGAGTAG
- a CDS encoding ATP-binding protein → MSAPEIQRAYWEQNQRDYIRNAVFGSIVSIPLNLSCSVMDYYMYPDKMWAFFKLRVLCGIVTLLVWAWFKSPRPCHRRIFGVTWFMGPLMMILWMIYTLPDPLSPYYAGLNIILLAMGLISPWTYRQNFFITIFVLAMYVLVSFARPVQQPVKYILNNTTFLFLTAAFVVMGSVSNARQRFQEFTLRWELDKSRRAMEETNRKLMELDQIKSRFFANISHELRTPLTLLIAPLEKMLQRFNLDAQTKDLLATMHSNGMRLLKLINDLLDLVRLESGRIEIKKEPVQISELIKGLASAARQVADDKRIGLETQADQVLGVVLADRDKLEKIVLNLLFNALKFTSSGGRVELKAERQDSKLVLTVADTGMGISQKNLPHVFDRFWQADSSSKRKFQGAGIGLALVKELAEIQGGAVSVQSQEGKGTTFTVSLPYEKADEVKKAGADEDSVDEDQPSEKASTVASEEWLANLYRRAELFPALTSVNSSLRPIELARNGHEQTLLVADDEPDMLRFLKSQLSSHYHVLEAVDGQQAVEKACQFLPDIILLDMMMPEKDGLQACREIREHTSTQSIPIVLLTARADEETKLAALSAGASDFLAKPFSTTELHVRIKNLVESYQYQRKLSKQNQVLETTIEQLKDTETQLVQTEKLASLGRMSAGIIHEINNPLNFATTGLFTLRNKGKYLAPEQRPEYEEVLKDVEEGIKRVKNIVSDLRTFSHPETESQDQVDVAEVVRASLRFLSNEWRNKVQIHQNLPPGHRICTNQNKLTHVLVNLLQNSLDALKGKQFADEQPAIWIEGLLEPGKSILVVRDNGTGIDAKHLDKIFDPFYTTKDVGQGMGLGLAICYRIVQESGGRINVRTEPGKFSEFRLEFPIKG, encoded by the coding sequence ATGAGCGCTCCAGAGATCCAAAGGGCCTACTGGGAGCAAAATCAGCGCGATTACATCCGCAACGCGGTCTTTGGCTCAATCGTTTCGATTCCGCTCAACTTGTCTTGCTCGGTCATGGACTACTACATGTACCCGGACAAAATGTGGGCCTTCTTCAAGCTGCGCGTGCTCTGCGGCATTGTGACGCTGCTGGTGTGGGCATGGTTCAAGAGCCCGCGGCCCTGCCACCGCCGAATCTTTGGGGTTACCTGGTTTATGGGGCCGTTGATGATGATTCTTTGGATGATCTATACGCTCCCCGATCCGCTCTCGCCCTATTACGCCGGCTTGAACATCATCCTTCTGGCTATGGGTTTGATTTCACCATGGACTTACAGACAGAATTTCTTCATCACCATCTTTGTGCTGGCCATGTACGTGCTGGTTTCCTTTGCCCGGCCAGTTCAACAACCGGTCAAGTACATCCTCAACAACACCACCTTCCTGTTTCTCACCGCCGCGTTCGTTGTGATGGGCAGCGTGAGCAACGCCCGCCAACGCTTTCAGGAATTCACACTGCGATGGGAACTCGACAAAAGCCGGCGCGCCATGGAAGAGACCAATCGCAAGCTGATGGAATTGGATCAGATTAAAAGCCGCTTTTTCGCCAATATCAGCCACGAGCTGCGCACGCCCTTGACATTGCTCATTGCCCCCCTGGAAAAAATGCTGCAGCGCTTCAACCTGGATGCCCAAACCAAAGACCTGCTGGCCACCATGCATTCCAACGGCATGCGGCTGCTCAAGCTCATTAATGACCTGTTGGATTTGGTTCGGCTGGAATCTGGCCGGATCGAAATTAAAAAGGAACCGGTGCAAATCAGCGAACTAATCAAGGGCCTCGCTAGCGCGGCGCGCCAAGTGGCCGATGATAAGCGCATTGGCCTGGAAACACAGGCCGATCAGGTTCTGGGGGTCGTCCTGGCCGACCGTGACAAGCTCGAAAAGATCGTGTTAAACCTCTTGTTCAACGCCTTGAAATTCACATCCTCTGGCGGGAGGGTCGAGCTGAAGGCTGAAAGACAGGACTCGAAGTTGGTTCTCACCGTGGCGGACACCGGCATGGGAATCTCGCAAAAGAACCTCCCTCATGTGTTCGATCGCTTTTGGCAGGCGGACAGCTCCTCGAAGCGCAAATTTCAAGGCGCAGGTATCGGCCTGGCCCTGGTAAAAGAGTTGGCCGAAATCCAGGGCGGCGCCGTCTCCGTCCAAAGCCAGGAAGGCAAAGGCACAACCTTTACGGTGAGCCTCCCATACGAGAAAGCGGATGAGGTTAAGAAGGCAGGCGCCGATGAGGATTCGGTGGACGAGGATCAGCCATCCGAAAAGGCCAGCACAGTGGCATCCGAGGAGTGGCTGGCCAATCTCTACAGACGGGCGGAGCTGTTCCCAGCCTTGACCTCAGTCAACTCCTCCTTGCGACCCATCGAGCTTGCCCGCAACGGTCATGAGCAGACCCTCCTGGTGGCAGACGACGAGCCCGACATGCTCCGGTTCCTCAAATCGCAGTTGAGCTCCCACTACCATGTGCTTGAAGCGGTCGATGGCCAGCAGGCGGTCGAGAAGGCCTGCCAGTTCCTTCCAGACATTATCCTGCTGGACATGATGATGCCCGAGAAAGATGGATTGCAGGCTTGCCGCGAAATCCGCGAGCATACCTCAACCCAAAGCATCCCGATTGTCCTTCTCACGGCCCGGGCGGATGAGGAAACCAAGCTGGCCGCCCTCTCGGCAGGCGCCAGTGATTTCCTGGCCAAGCCCTTCTCGACAACCGAGCTTCACGTGCGCATCAAGAACCTCGTTGAATCCTATCAATACCAGCGCAAGCTCTCCAAGCAGAACCAGGTCCTCGAAACCACCATCGAGCAGCTCAAAGACACCGAAACACAACTCGTCCAAACCGAAAAACTGGCTTCCCTTGGCCGCATGAGCGCCGGCATTATCCATGAGATCAATAACCCGCTCAACTTTGCCACAACGGGACTCTTCACCCTGCGCAACAAAGGCAAATACCTCGCCCCCGAACAGCGGCCAGAATACGAAGAAGTGCTCAAAGACGTCGAGGAAGGCATCAAGCGCGTCAAGAATATCGTCTCGGACCTGCGCACTTTTTCTCATCCCGAAACCGAGAGCCAGGACCAGGTGGATGTAGCCGAGGTGGTGCGCGCCTCCTTGCGCTTCTTGAGCAACGAATGGCGCAACAAGGTCCAGATTCACCAAAACCTTCCGCCAGGCCATAGGATTTGCACCAACCAGAATAAGCTCACCCACGTTCTGGTGAACCTGCTCCAAAACTCCCTCGATGCCCTCAAAGGCAAGCAGTTTGCAGACGAGCAGCCTGCCATTTGGATCGAGGGCCTGCTTGAACCCGGTAAGAGCATCCTCGTGGTCCGCGATAACGGGACCGGTATCGACGCCAAGCATCTCGACAAGATTTTCGACCCCTTCTACACCACCAAAGATGTCGGCCAGGGCATGGGCCTCGGCTTGGCCATCTGCTACCGGATTGTCCAGGAATCCGGCGGCCGGATTAACGTTCGAACAGAACCCGGGAAGTTTTCAGAGTTTAGACTGGAGTTTCCCATCAAAGGATGA